Proteins encoded together in one Deltaproteobacteria bacterium window:
- the blaOXA gene encoding class D beta-lactamase, producing the protein MHKVLLLILSIVSLSSAHAEDTDLAALFDKEGLNGTIVIASLDGSREFIHNDARANTRLAVASTFKIFNSLIALEEGVVTKDEVLLWDGTMYEAFPDWNRNHTLASAFKASCVWCYQELARRVGAQKYPPYIKQAAYGVLREPFEGTTFWLDGSLTISAKEQIEFLRKVIGRSLPFKPSTYETLREIMVMEKTPEYTIRAKTGWAVRVSPQVGWYVGYVEAANNEVWVFATNIEMRSEKDLPLRQQLTKASLQVKGIIK; encoded by the coding sequence CTATCGATCGTGTCTCTCTCCTCTGCTCATGCAGAAGACACAGACCTCGCGGCCCTCTTTGACAAAGAAGGATTGAACGGAACCATCGTCATTGCCTCGCTGGACGGCAGCCGCGAATTCATCCACAACGACGCTCGCGCCAACACCCGACTCGCTGTCGCTTCGACCTTCAAGATCTTCAACTCGCTGATCGCCCTGGAAGAAGGTGTCGTCACCAAAGATGAAGTTTTGCTGTGGGATGGCACGATGTACGAGGCCTTTCCAGATTGGAACCGCAACCACACGTTAGCCAGCGCTTTCAAGGCCTCCTGCGTTTGGTGTTACCAAGAGCTAGCGCGTCGTGTCGGTGCCCAAAAATATCCACCATATATCAAGCAAGCAGCCTACGGCGTGCTACGCGAGCCGTTTGAGGGCACAACTTTCTGGTTGGATGGGTCACTCACCATTAGTGCCAAAGAACAGATCGAGTTTCTGCGCAAAGTGATTGGTCGCTCGCTGCCCTTTAAGCCGTCGACCTACGAAACGCTACGCGAGATCATGGTCATGGAAAAAACACCCGAATATACCATTCGCGCCAAAACCGGCTGGGCCGTGCGAGTGTCACCGCAAGTTGGCTGGTATGTCGGCTACGTTGAGGCAGCCAATAATGAGGTATGGGTTTTCGCGACGAATATCGAGATGCGCAGCGAAAAAGATCTGCCTCTGCGACAGCAATTGACGAAGGCGAGTTTGCAAGTGAAGGGAATCATCAAATAG